One window of the Magnetococcales bacterium genome contains the following:
- a CDS encoding cytochrome b, with product MWRNSEDRYGTLARLWHWVMFALLVGMIVLGLWMTGLTYGDPWYHRAPALHEGLGIMTFVAFALRLSWRFFDPPPPLSCGIPRWQRLLAHGTHWVLYALMGVIPVSGYLITTARGEGVAVFGWFSIPALFPSRPGMEDLAGSVHLVLALALAGLALMHATAAVKHHVIDRDDTLVRMVPFLEFPEKHRPTSKEERS from the coding sequence ATGTGGCGCAACAGCGAAGACCGTTACGGAACGCTGGCCCGTCTGTGGCATTGGGTGATGTTTGCGCTCCTGGTGGGGATGATCGTTCTGGGGTTGTGGATGACGGGATTGACCTATGGCGATCCCTGGTATCATCGGGCCCCGGCGTTGCATGAAGGATTGGGAATCATGACGTTCGTGGCGTTTGCCCTGCGTCTGTCCTGGCGGTTTTTCGATCCGCCGCCGCCCCTTTCCTGTGGGATTCCACGGTGGCAACGGCTGCTGGCCCATGGGACCCATTGGGTCCTTTATGCGCTCATGGGGGTCATTCCGGTGAGCGGCTATTTGATCACGACGGCCCGGGGAGAGGGGGTGGCGGTTTTTGGCTGGTTTTCCATTCCCGCGCTCTTTCCGTCACGTCCGGGGATGGAGGACCTGGCGGGATCGGTCCATCTGGTTTTGGCCCTTGCCCTGGCCGGTTTGGCTCTGATGCACGCCACCGCTGCCGTGAAACATCATGTCATCGATCGGGACGATACCCTTGTCCGCATGGTTCCCTTTCTCGAATTTCCTGAAAAACATCGTCCCACCAGCAAGGAGGAACGCTCATGA
- a CDS encoding YceI family protein has protein sequence MTIQNITGKAQWLSVLVLALSMNFMIVSRAGAVVYDIDPAHSFVEFRILHLGFSVLKGRFNTVRGVFEYDDKNAATASIQVEIETASLDSNHAKRDKHLRGEDFLDVERFPLATFKSVSYKESGREGIVTGDLTLHGVTKRVEIPVMFIGAGADPWGGQRRGYEGRLEIRRADFGVSHNLGPAAENMTLEFFVEGVARK, from the coding sequence ATGACGATCCAGAACATCACAGGCAAGGCGCAATGGCTTTCTGTCCTGGTCTTGGCCCTATCCATGAATTTCATGATCGTTTCCCGCGCCGGGGCCGTCGTCTACGACATCGATCCGGCCCATTCGTTCGTCGAATTCCGGATTCTTCACCTTGGATTCAGTGTTCTCAAGGGACGATTCAATACGGTCCGGGGGGTGTTCGAATATGATGACAAGAATGCGGCAACCGCGTCCATTCAGGTCGAGATCGAAACCGCAAGCCTCGACAGCAATCATGCCAAAAGGGACAAGCATTTGCGTGGAGAGGATTTTCTTGATGTGGAGCGGTTTCCACTGGCCACATTCAAGAGCGTTTCCTACAAGGAATCGGGCCGAGAAGGCATCGTGACCGGTGATCTGACCCTCCATGGCGTCACGAAACGGGTCGAGATTCCGGTGATGTTCATCGGCGCCGGCGCCGATCCGTGGGGGGGACAACGGCGTGGCTACGAGGGGCGTTTGGAGATCCGTCGTGCCGACTTCGGGGTGAGCCACAATCTGGGGCCGGCGGCGGAAAACATGACCCTGGAGTTCTTTGTCGAGGGGGTGGCCCGCAAGTGA
- a CDS encoding tetratricopeptide repeat protein: protein MTASRFWIDQGERLQGLGRLEEAAECFVRALSMDPGNPGALSGLGVVRLHQGRPDLAIEVLDLLVRRNSGDLAALFNLGLAYHQLDRLDHAEECYLRILQKNPDDPGSLTNLGAIRQRQGRLEEALSCYRRVLGIRPDAVNTLCNLGALLMERGELDEAEERLRAVVRLVPDHPEVRCNLGHVLRRKGRREEAIAAFSRALTLRPGMPEALSGWGMVLLESGRVGEAMDTFRQALQIRPDFHEALSNMGNACQEMGRLDEAIDHYRQALAIQPRNHEALTNMGVARHKQGQMDAARSLLLQALAVRPDHPEALINLGVIQHKTADIEAAIDSYRRALKGRPDHPETLSNLGNALQDLKRLPEAVDCYERAIRRQPDHAETWSNLGNARRLQGQLDQAMVCHRRAIALKPDYPEAFSNLGVVLMDLGRHEEAKVAFRRARDLRSDFADAWFNEGLLHLLTGSFREGWRGYEWRWRMEGFGRHPHDQPQWDGSPLEGQSILVHCEQGFGDSIQFIRYVPRVQEAGGRVTLLCPRSLARLFQSAPGIDSLVVQTEPLERCDLQIPLQSLPGLFGTDATSIPATVPYLKAEAVAVATWGRRLADFSGVKVGIAWRGNPGHRNDHNRSLDCHTFAPLLERPGITFFNLQKEARPEELECLRSHGAVVDCASDLTDFAETAALMAHLDLVISVDTSVIHLAGSLGRPAWLLLPFSPDWRWLLERDDSPWYPSLTLVRQPAPRDWRGVIQTVRERLEFEENKILERKKRT from the coding sequence GTGACGGCGTCGCGGTTTTGGATCGATCAGGGTGAGAGGCTCCAGGGTTTGGGGCGGCTCGAAGAGGCAGCGGAATGTTTTGTCCGGGCCTTGTCGATGGATCCCGGAAATCCGGGGGCCTTGTCCGGACTGGGCGTTGTCCGGCTGCATCAGGGGCGGCCCGATCTGGCCATCGAGGTATTGGATCTTCTGGTGCGCCGCAATTCCGGAGACTTGGCGGCCCTTTTCAATCTGGGGTTGGCATACCATCAATTGGATCGTCTCGATCACGCGGAGGAATGTTATCTCCGGATTTTGCAAAAGAACCCTGATGATCCCGGATCCCTGACCAATCTGGGGGCGATCCGGCAACGCCAGGGACGCCTGGAGGAGGCCCTTTCCTGTTATCGGCGGGTCTTGGGGATTCGGCCCGATGCGGTCAATACCCTGTGCAACCTCGGGGCGCTCCTGATGGAACGGGGGGAACTCGACGAGGCGGAGGAACGATTGCGTGCGGTCGTGCGTCTCGTGCCCGATCATCCCGAGGTGCGATGCAATCTGGGCCATGTCCTGCGGCGCAAGGGACGGCGGGAGGAGGCCATCGCGGCGTTTTCCCGGGCCTTGACCTTGCGTCCTGGCATGCCCGAAGCCTTGTCGGGGTGGGGGATGGTCCTGCTGGAGTCCGGGCGGGTCGGGGAGGCCATGGACACATTTCGTCAGGCCCTTCAAATCCGTCCCGATTTTCATGAAGCCCTGTCCAATATGGGCAACGCCTGTCAGGAGATGGGACGGCTGGACGAGGCCATCGATCATTATCGCCAGGCGCTCGCCATCCAGCCGCGCAACCACGAAGCCCTGACCAACATGGGGGTCGCCAGGCACAAACAGGGGCAGATGGACGCGGCACGCTCCCTGTTGCTCCAGGCGTTGGCCGTGCGGCCCGATCATCCCGAGGCGCTGATCAATCTGGGGGTGATCCAACACAAGACCGCGGACATCGAGGCGGCCATCGACAGTTACCGCCGTGCCCTGAAGGGGCGTCCCGATCATCCCGAGACCCTGTCCAATCTTGGCAACGCCTTGCAGGACCTGAAACGATTGCCCGAGGCGGTCGATTGTTACGAGCGGGCGATCCGTCGCCAACCGGATCATGCCGAGACCTGGTCCAACCTGGGCAACGCCCGCAGGCTTCAGGGACAGCTGGACCAGGCCATGGTCTGTCATCGTCGGGCCATCGCATTGAAACCCGATTATCCCGAAGCGTTTTCCAATCTTGGCGTCGTCCTCATGGATCTGGGACGCCACGAGGAGGCCAAGGTTGCCTTTCGTCGCGCCCGCGACCTGCGGTCCGATTTTGCCGATGCCTGGTTCAATGAAGGTCTGCTGCATCTTTTGACCGGTTCATTCCGCGAGGGGTGGCGGGGTTATGAATGGCGCTGGCGCATGGAAGGGTTTGGCCGTCATCCGCACGACCAGCCGCAATGGGACGGTTCTCCCCTGGAGGGGCAGTCGATCCTGGTCCACTGTGAACAGGGGTTCGGCGACAGCATTCAATTCATCCGCTACGTTCCAAGGGTTCAAGAGGCTGGAGGCCGGGTGACCCTTCTGTGTCCGCGTTCCCTGGCGCGATTGTTCCAAAGCGCCCCGGGCATCGATTCCCTGGTGGTCCAGACCGAGCCGCTTGAACGCTGTGACCTTCAGATTCCCCTGCAAAGCCTTCCCGGCCTGTTTGGCACCGATGCGACCTCCATTCCCGCAACCGTTCCCTACCTGAAGGCCGAAGCAGTGGCGGTCGCGACCTGGGGTCGGCGTCTGGCCGATTTTTCCGGGGTCAAGGTCGGAATCGCCTGGCGCGGCAACCCAGGCCACCGCAACGACCACAACCGTTCTCTCGACTGCCACACCTTCGCCCCTCTGCTCGAACGACCGGGAATCACATTCTTCAACCTTCAGAAAGAGGCCAGGCCGGAAGAACTCGAATGCCTCCGGTCTCATGGCGCCGTGGTCGATTGTGCCTCCGACCTGACCGACTTCGCCGAAACCGCCGCCCTCATGGCCCATCTGGATTTGGTGATCTCGGTCGATACTTCGGTGATCCACCTTGCCGGCAGCCTGGGTCGTCCTGCCTGGCTCCTTCTTCCCTTCAGTCCCGATTGGCGCTGGCTCCTGGAGCGTGACGACAGTCCCTGGTACCCAAGTCTTACCCTGGTGCGCCAACCCGCTCCGCGGGATTGGCGAGGAGTGATCCAAACGGTCCGGGAACGTCTGGAATTCGAGGAGAATAAAATACTCGAAAGAAAAAAGAGGACATGA